From a region of the Streptomyces venezuelae genome:
- a CDS encoding CbtB domain-containing protein — MAEAVASAAISTPAGSLSAPLPVRAVLPWALFVGLLMLVALYFVGAEQGATAVFAGEGVHEWVHDGRHLLGFPCH; from the coding sequence ATGGCCGAGGCTGTCGCTTCCGCTGCCATATCCACCCCCGCCGGCTCCCTGTCGGCTCCGCTGCCCGTGCGCGCGGTGCTGCCCTGGGCGCTCTTCGTCGGTCTCCTGATGCTCGTCGCCCTGTACTTCGTCGGTGCCGAGCAGGGCGCCACCGCCGTGTTCGCCGGCGAAGGCGTGCACGAGTGGGTGCACGACGGCCGTCATCTGCTCGGCTTCCCCTGCCACTGA
- a CDS encoding CbtA family protein yields MYASTVRGLLVRGMLAGLIAGLFAFAVAYVVGEPPVRGSIAVEEAAAAKEAAPAAGHAGHGGDAAPGEAAEEEEELVSRPVQSTFGLATGVLVYGVALGGIASLAFSFALGRVGGFSPRATAALTGAGAFALVYLVPFLKYPATPPAVGNPDTIGQRTTLFFLMILLSVLLGVGAIILGRRLAPRLGNWNATLAAAGGFVVATALAFAVLPDNSDAVQPGFPAALLWEFRVASLAVQLVLWAVFAVVFGVLAQRLLAARADGADVPAHAQQEAPALG; encoded by the coding sequence ATGTACGCCTCCACTGTCAGAGGACTACTGGTCCGCGGCATGCTCGCGGGCCTGATCGCGGGGCTGTTCGCCTTCGCGGTCGCCTACGTGGTCGGTGAGCCGCCGGTACGGGGTTCCATCGCCGTCGAGGAGGCCGCCGCCGCCAAGGAAGCGGCCCCCGCGGCCGGTCACGCCGGTCACGGCGGTGACGCCGCGCCGGGTGAGGCCGCGGAGGAGGAGGAAGAGCTGGTCAGCCGACCGGTTCAGTCGACCTTCGGCCTGGCCACCGGTGTCCTGGTCTACGGGGTCGCGCTGGGCGGCATCGCCTCGCTCGCGTTCTCGTTCGCCCTCGGCCGCGTCGGCGGGTTCAGCCCGCGGGCCACGGCCGCGCTCACCGGGGCCGGCGCGTTCGCCCTGGTCTACCTGGTGCCGTTCCTGAAGTACCCGGCCACCCCGCCGGCGGTCGGCAACCCGGACACGATCGGGCAGCGCACCACGCTGTTCTTCCTGATGATCCTGCTGAGCGTGCTGCTCGGCGTCGGCGCGATCATCCTCGGGCGCCGGCTGGCACCGCGCCTGGGCAACTGGAACGCGACGCTGGCCGCGGCGGGCGGTTTCGTCGTCGCCACCGCCCTGGCGTTCGCGGTCCTGCCGGACAACAGCGATGCCGTCCAGCCCGGTTTCCCCGCAGCCCTGCTGTGGGAGTTCCGGGTCGCCTCGCTGGCCGTCCAGCTCGTCCTGTGGGCCGTGTTCGCCGTCGTCTTCGGCGTCCTCGCCCAGCGGCTCCTGGCCGCCCGTGCCGACGGCGCGGACGTGCCGGCCCATGCTCAGCAGGAGGCGCCCGCGCTCGGCTGA